From the genome of Bombus vancouverensis nearcticus chromosome 4, iyBomVanc1_principal, whole genome shotgun sequence:
TCTTCTAGAAGCAGATGGAATGTTTTATAGATTTCTTTACAATCATCCTTCTATCACAAAGTTGTTacagaaaggaagaagaatagGGACTATAAGGAGATAGAAAGTAGTGATTCTTTTATTTCCTTATCCTTGATCAGTTGCAAGAGAGTCCATTTACCTTATTAACCCCTTCCCGTACTTtagcgagtcagactcgcgatgaagattttggcccaaacatgaatatcgcgagtctgactcgcgacCAGATACTTGGACCAAACCGAACTCGCGGACTGTTTTTTTACCCGTTACGATCGTGACTGGATGTTAGTTCCTGTTTACGAACATCAGTCTGACCTGTTTCGTCGAACTAAATGGCACGGGAAGGGGTTAATGAGTAAAAATACAGAACGTTTGTTGCGTAAGTTTGATCATAGGAAAGGAAATAGGATAATTGTCGTAATACATTTACAAAACATTGCTATTAGCTATTTAAAAGTCATAAATGTCGCTAATTGTTAAGGAGAAAATATGTGATTGACGCATAGATCCTCGTTATTCATCAGGATTCCAAAGCCAATAGGTTCCTCTACGTACGTAAAAATTTAGTCATTAACATTCTATCAATTTATGATAGAGATCTAAGTATTGACTTTTCACGAAAGAAGGCAAAACATGCGAAAGAACACGTGAGATCttcaaaagaaacaaaaagtttATAATCTGATTCTAAGGGAAGGCTATGTTTGAGTAAAAGTTTCAGGAATAATACatcaatttatcaatttataaaattctttcacttttggtttaattaatacaataaaatactgtATAGTAGCGATAGCCTACCTTGATCAGATAATTTATATTGAATAGTCCTCACTTTAAAGTGTAAAGAATTGAAGTTGAAATTACAATTCAAACTTATCGTTAGTTGTAATAGAATTTTTCGCTAACTACGATCCTTGGCACAAGTGTGATACAATACTACGAAACAAGCGGTTAATTTCCACAAGAAAATCCATTTGTCTCTCAAACGAAAAAGAAGGAATGTCTTTTTACCCATTATTCCCATTTTTCATATAACTACTCGtttttatgataataataaacgTTATTCTCAATAGCATCTAGGACTCAGCCCGGACCAAGATGGCTACGCCGACCCCTTATTTGGATGCTATTCAATCAATTCCCGGCGACACCCCTGGTGAGAAGTTAAAATGGATAGCGGACTTCGTGAAGCAACAGCTATCCGTGTCCAACAATCTGGAAGATGTAGTCGAGTATGAGAAAATCCCAAAACCTCTTGTACCTCTGGTACAAATTCAGGCAGCCATAATGTTAAACAAGAAAGATCCCAAGAATCAGAGCACTTACGAGGCTATAGCAGAAGCTCTAAAATCGGAAGACAAATTGATCGTGGACAAAGCTTTGAAAGCCAGAAACTTCTTCAATGGTACCAACGAAAGTATCACTAATACTgaatattttttcgaaaatttatttccATACGTTTCTTTGAACACTAGAACGCGGATCATCAAAGCTTTGGCCTTGCACTTAGCACCCAGGAACTCTACCCTCGCTGAAAAATTCTTCTCATCAATAGACTCGTTTTACGGTCTACAGCACGCCTTACCTTTGCTATTAGCATGCAGtgaaaattttgtatataacATTATTCTAGAAAAGAGGATGGTACTAAGACGAAACATGGTTAAACTGTTCTTCCGCAAGAATCCAGACCTCGTCGTGCGCTATCTTCGACTGAGCAAGCCGACAAACAACCCCTGTGCGAGAAGACTTCCTTCGGTGAATATCCATGATTTTACTGACTTTCTGGTGGGATTGGTCAAGACACGAATAGAGTCGTTTGCAGAACTATGCGAGATGCACGAGGAAGATCCACCAAAAATACTTCTGAGCAAGAAGAGCGTCGAAGCGTTCCTGAAGAATGGCAGAGAATACCTGGAGCGAAACGCCAAGTTGTACATTACGATGCTTCCTTTGGAGAGTATCGACGACAACTACATGGAGATTATATTTCCAAAACTATTACCGGATGATATCAAAGACTTTAACACTGATAACATGTTGAATTATTTGAAGTACTATCGACAGGATAAAAAGGCGGAGCTTTTCTTGAGAACTTATCAGCAAGTATATAATAGCTGTATTTTGGACGATTCGAAGAAGGTAACTGTTAATTTATTGGAAATATTGCATCCCAAGGATCGAATCAATCAGGCGAAGATCAAATTTCGCGCTGAAATTGAAGACTACAAGAAAAGCAAAAATACAGTTATATGGGCGTGTTTTTTAGCTATTGAAGATTCGTTAACACTGTTCAgaaatgaaatttgtaaaacCTCAGAAATGGAACATAGAATGCGTCTAGCTTGTAGAATGATCTATTCTTGCAAGGTAAACAACGATGATCTGGCACTGATAAAAGTCTTGAAGTATTTGAGGGACAGGCACTATAATGAGCAACCTTGGTTCCTATACGGGGTGTTCAAGACTTTGTTGAAACTCTATGATCTTCCTCAAATGGGTGAGGATTATTGGACGATATTAATTGACATGATAGTACGTGCTCATGTGAAAAAGCAGTTGTTCTTGAATAACGTCGGCGTGAAGATGGTAGAAGCTGCTATTCACTATAAAATAAATCAGAATCAACCGTTTCATGAGTTAATTGATATGCTGATAGATTTAAGGACTACGAGATGCGGAGACCACTGGAATATTCTTCAGAAGTATCACAACTACGAGAGAATGTGTCTGGAGGATTGCCTAAACATCgtttcacaaaaatataatttaaaccAGACTCCCTGGAAGCAAAGCAGAGCTGAAATCCTTTGCAATCTCTGTTcttcgatttattattataaccaGGTCCACGTGAACAAAGCTTCTCGTATAGAACGCATGGCGGTCAAAAACTATCCATGGTTGCTGGAAGCGATAGAGGAAATTTTATCTACGCCCAAACAGAGTGACATTTATACAGTTCTAGATCTTCAGGATATGTTCATGAAATACGAAACGGATCTATACGAGCGTTTTTGGCCAAGCAccgaaaagataaaaataagcgAGGCTTTAAAACTTTTGAAGAGAAACCCGCAAGAAATTCTGGATCATTGGAAGGAATATCTAAACGCTTGCAAGGATAACTGGAAGAAAAGGCACACGAAACTCTTCATCAAGGCTATACGTTGGCACAAGGAGATTCCAATTAAATTCGCTGAACAGTGTCTTCAAGATCTGactgaaaaaaaggaagagaccTGTTTAGATATCTTAAGCATTCTCGTTTACGGAGAAACGTTCTCAAATATCATAGAACCGTTGATCCCAACGAACAAGACGCTGAATATTCATCAAAGAGATGCAAAAAATAGTTACCATTTCATTCAACACCTTGTATATGGCATCAAACTCGCAAATCCACCGGTGCCTCTGTCAATGTTGAATAGATTATGCCAAGGGGACTACCTACCACTGGCCCTAACTGCTTTGGTAAACGTTTGTAGAAGAACGAATATAATGGATGTAATACCTTTTGCTAGAATGTTATCCAATCAGAAATCAACCGTTCGGAAACACGGGATGAAATTGATGCGTATCGTGGCATCCCGTAGTCACTTACTCAAGTTCTTCCAAACGCAATGGAAGATGGAAAAGAATCAGTCTATCCGTGAAGTCATATTCTTCATAATCGCACAATTGTTCCAGGAAGAACCAGAAATCCCTACGTGGCTATTGTTGTCTCATACGATCTCCTCGGTCACACTGCGAGATGAAAAAGTCTGCCTCGTGCTACTTACAATGATCAAATCGCTTCCCGACCATTACGTGgtcaattttattaaacaaacCTTAAACATGATCGACACGCTTGAGAAGCTTGGTCTCCATAGCGATAAGGTTGCGCAGTATACGAGTATGATGTTGAGCTTCATAGACGTAGGTATTTGCAATCTTCTATCCGAAGATTTCATCAAATTCCTCATTAAAAGATATCTCTTCCACGAAGATCTGTCTATCTCCAGAAGTTTAAACGAGTTTGTGGTTAGTGTTGTGTTGCTCCCAGAGGGGAAAAAATTCGACAGTCGATTGAAGATTTTCTCCAGTTTGCTTAGGGAGGCCATCACGCGTAGTTACAGCTTCCCTAATGCCAGTAATGCCCATCTTTTATCAACGAACCTTTCTCTTCGTAGGCTCGTAGATGCCGTCATGCACACGGTCTTGTGTTCGGAAAATAAGATACAGTTAGTCGATGAAATATTGTCGATGTTTATATCCACTCTTCATCCTCTGCTGGACCCCACATCGTACTTGCAATTAACATTTTCGAGGGCGCAACTTACTTCGAGCACGCCAGTGCAATACGGATTAAATGTGGGCCAAACGTTGTGTGATTTGGTTAAGATATTCTCGCCGGATTTTGTATTTTTCATGACTGATATTTTATGGAATATGCCGCTATCGAATTCGTTCGAGTGTTACAATAAAATCGAGATCGATTTAGGGATAATCGAGGGATTGATAGAAACCAACAGCATCCCATCTATGCTAATGGCAGTGCAACTGATGTACTCCATTACTATAAATCAGGAATCGAACGAAGTAACAGATATCGAAGATATCGATACCTGTAACAAGTGTCAGAGATCGAAGGAGTATCCGGGATCGAAGGAGTATCAGGGATCGAAGGAGTATCAGGGATCGAAGGAGTATCAGGGATCGAAGGAGTATCAGGGATCGAAGGAGTATCAGGGATCGAAGGAGTATCAGGAAACGACTAACAGACGCGATGGGATCTTAATAAAGTTAATGCAAAGTAAGCTTCCGGCGGTCAGGGCCATGATCtgtgaaattattaataaaagaaatttgaacAACTTTAAGATAGATTTATCGAATTCTGAAAATATCTGAAAAGGACGGTCAATGGTTCGGTATTGATCGTTGGTTGCCAGTTACTAATCGCGTGTGCAATTGCTGttcgtattttacattttattcgaTGGAGTAGAACGAAAGACACACAATGGACGAACGATTGTGATTTTCGCGATAAATGGTTATCGATCGGTAGTTGATCGAACGATGGATTTTTATGCTTGTCGATACGAGTTAGAGAACGATGCGACGCAATTTCAGCGATTAGATAGATCGTTAGACTGTGAAAGCTCGTGTGAAGCTCGCGAGATTTATTTGTTTGTTagatgtattttttatattgtacatataGAAATTTTAAGCACGCGAAGACGCTCAAAGATACTATTTAAGAAAATACCATTGTGATACGAGTCTCGGAACGTTACGTGCATTTAATTATGCATTCGATGTCATAGTACGCATACGAGCCATGTAATAAAGTATTGCACCAATACGTGGCGtagtctttcttttttattggaATTCTACCGTATTTATATAggaattttatcgtgttatatAGCCTGAAATTTACAGATTTACAAgatgttataaataaaaagaattcaagactctgtaataaatttatgtaattaaCGTAATAACAACAGTTAATATGATAACGATTTAAGTTTTTCATTTCCCATTTCTATTTTCCACCATTTCCACGTAGACCGTAAACAATTCTTCCAAAAAAGCGATATTACTCGCTGTGAGGCGACCGATGACGTTACTGCGAATACGTTAAGGTATTGAATAGCGAGACAGATACAATTCATATTAAGCTTTATGTTATAATAATATCGTTGCTCGAAATTGAAAACATTTGCGTCATAATATCAAAGAAAGCTTTTATTCGATTATTAAAATCATACGTGTCGTCGAATCAGAAACTTTCTCGGAAACTGAAGCCGAGCGACGATAACATACATAGAGAAAAGTTGTTCGGTATGTTGTACCTGACAATATATTTCAAAGGCATTGGAATCGGTGAGGTCGTccgttttgtaaataattacaatatttcaTCGGCTGTGCGACCTCGCACGCGAATAGACTAGCCGTAAGCTGCTACACATATTATACTTTGAATAGTGATGGTtagtatttatatacagggtggttggaaaaggggtgattctacgcgaagaaagaagtcgaaaatatagaataaaaatttaaaaattttaaaattttttaaattaaaaaaataacgtcaatcgagacaattATCTATcatacagtgagatccgttataacgagacgtgcacgcgtaccgagcgaaaattcaaagtcgattttctcgaaaacaaagcctcgaacgaaaaatttttattctatatttttgacttcttttttcgcgtagaatcaccccctttccgcctgtaccaccagttaccaaccaccctgtatataactgatttaatatttatataaaaagaattttGCAAAGCACCGAATCTACGTCGCACTTGGTCGTGTGAAAAGTTTAGACGACCTAGCCGTATCGGATTTTGCACCAAacaaaattttcgataaacCACAATTCTCAATCAACCGACAAAGGAGCGCTTATAGAAATGCAGATTACGAGGACTTTGTGCGATAAACTGCCAACGAGAGGACCTACCCTATAAACTGAGAAAGGAATTATCTCGTTATCGGTCCAACAGTTGCAGAACAATCACCGAACACCCGTAAACGAAATTGCAGGACGACAAATTCCTCGCGATAACAATAGAACAAATCGAACAAATTTTGCAACTGGGACCAATCGGTGTATTACTTCTACAAGATGCGAAAGATTTCATTCCGATAGGACAATCCACTCGAGAGTAAGAGAAAATGGGAGAAATACGAACGCTTGAAATACAATTTCAATGAAAACCAAACTACAGGAAGTAATCACGCGTTATTGTTTAGACATTTCCCTTTAGATTTTctacttaaaaaataaataaatcaaataaataaaataacgaattatATAAATGATCATGGAAATATAAAACTTTCACATGACTTTAACAAAGTACCACTTACTGTCCGTAACTACCTGAAGCTTTTTAGATATTGTGCAATCATCACAAAACGAGGCCCACTTAGTGTTGAAAATACCACAGATAACATTGTTCAACAGGAATTACaactatttaattttacaatctTCTGGATTTTAGTGGACCAAGTACAAATGCGCAaatcgtctttttctttctagagcccagttttcgagaaaaacgaATTTCAAAAAGATTGCATATTTTCAATTTTGGGGGTGTTTTCCGCCTTTACAGTAGCAGCTATCGAGTTGCCATTGAGACGAAAACACTTATATGTTTAAATAATGATCGAACTGAAAAGGATACCTGAAACACAGTGCATCTTCTTCCTGAAATTTTTCCACTTACTTCAAAAACCAAAAAATCTAAGAGAAAATCTAACCATAGCACACGATGGAGGAAATATTTCTGCCGAGGAAAGCATCGAAAGCGAAGAAGTTTGAGAAGACCAACATACAtaaaaatacagggtggttggtaactgatggtacaagcgggaagggggtgatactatgcgaaaaaagaagtcgaaaatatagaataaaaatttttcgttcgaggcttcgttttcgagaaaatcgactttgaattttggctcggtacgcgtgcggtacgttataacggatctcactgtagatcgtttgtctcgatggaaaaattaaaaaaaaagaattaaaaaaaaattgttattctatattttcgacttcttttttcacgtagaatcaccccccccCCTTCCGcatgtaccaccagttaccaaccaccctgtatatgtataaatacgcATTTACTCATCCAACTGagatttctttcttctcttctttctccgaAATTGGTATAACAATAGAGTATACGTGTTTTTGGAACATTTCGCTTTTTTGTTTGTAGGTCTTTTTTCGCGTCTCTAACCGAATTTCTTTGTACACGGTATTTCGTGGAAAAAAT
Proteins encoded in this window:
- the LOC117156838 gene encoding uncharacterized protein LOC117156838 — protein: MATPTPYLDAIQSIPGDTPGEKLKWIADFVKQQLSVSNNLEDVVEYEKIPKPLVPLVQIQAAIMLNKKDPKNQSTYEAIAEALKSEDKLIVDKALKARNFFNGTNESITNTEYFFENLFPYVSLNTRTRIIKALALHLAPRNSTLAEKFFSSIDSFYGLQHALPLLLACSENFVYNIILEKRMVLRRNMVKLFFRKNPDLVVRYLRLSKPTNNPCARRLPSVNIHDFTDFLVGLVKTRIESFAELCEMHEEDPPKILLSKKSVEAFLKNGREYLERNAKLYITMLPLESIDDNYMEIIFPKLLPDDIKDFNTDNMLNYLKYYRQDKKAELFLRTYQQVYNSCILDDSKKVTVNLLEILHPKDRINQAKIKFRAEIEDYKKSKNTVIWACFLAIEDSLTLFRNEICKTSEMEHRMRLACRMIYSCKVNNDDLALIKVLKYLRDRHYNEQPWFLYGVFKTLLKLYDLPQMGEDYWTILIDMIVRAHVKKQLFLNNVGVKMVEAAIHYKINQNQPFHELIDMLIDLRTTRCGDHWNILQKYHNYERMCLEDCLNIVSQKYNLNQTPWKQSRAEILCNLCSSIYYYNQVHVNKASRIERMAVKNYPWLLEAIEEILSTPKQSDIYTVLDLQDMFMKYETDLYERFWPSTEKIKISEALKLLKRNPQEILDHWKEYLNACKDNWKKRHTKLFIKAIRWHKEIPIKFAEQCLQDLTEKKEETCLDILSILVYGETFSNIIEPLIPTNKTLNIHQRDAKNSYHFIQHLVYGIKLANPPVPLSMLNRLCQGDYLPLALTALVNVCRRTNIMDVIPFARMLSNQKSTVRKHGMKLMRIVASRSHLLKFFQTQWKMEKNQSIREVIFFIIAQLFQEEPEIPTWLLLSHTISSVTLRDEKVCLVLLTMIKSLPDHYVVNFIKQTLNMIDTLEKLGLHSDKVAQYTSMMLSFIDVGICNLLSEDFIKFLIKRYLFHEDLSISRSLNEFVVSVVLLPEGKKFDSRLKIFSSLLREAITRSYSFPNASNAHLLSTNLSLRRLVDAVMHTVLCSENKIQLVDEILSMFISTLHPLLDPTSYLQLTFSRAQLTSSTPVQYGLNVGQTLCDLVKIFSPDFVFFMTDILWNMPLSNSFECYNKIEIDLGIIEGLIETNSIPSMLMAVQLMYSITINQESNEVTDIEDIDTCNKCQRSKEYPGSKEYQGSKEYQGSKEYQGSKEYQGSKEYQGSKEYQETTNRRDGILIKLMQSKLPAVRAMICEIINKRNLNNFKIDLSNSENI